A single window of Acetobacteraceae bacterium DNA harbors:
- the proP gene encoding glycine betaine/L-proline transporter ProP translates to MRLRKKTVPLKLSDVTIIDDKKLHKAITAAALGNALEWFDFGVYGYLVTVLGAVFFPAASPSIQLIAALATFSVPFLIRPLGGMFFGVLGDKYGRQKILALTVILMTFSTFCIGLIPSYATIGVLAPIALLVCKMVQGFSVGGEYTGASIFIAEYSPDRRRGLMGSFLDFGSILGFVLGAGVVEILTGLVGQQGLMDWGWRLPFFLALPLGFVGIYLRNALEETPTFQQHVKGLDKVDRQALEEGPSVPLKNIAVKYWRSLLVAVGLVIVCNVTYYILLTYLPSYLEHNLGYSSSKGVLIIIVIMIGMLFVQPLVGFLSDKIGRRPFICAGSLGALCFAILAFKLIGSHVEAALFLGLFILAIILNCFIGVMASILPALFPTEVRYSALAISFNISVIVAGLTPTILAWLIQVTGNLMMPAYYLMGVGALGLVTAFFMKETANKPLRGASPAASDLEEAREILDEHHETLAQKIETLDGVISDLEKTLSESKKERQRFIDQHPHIN, encoded by the coding sequence CTGCTTTGGGGAATGCTCTGGAATGGTTTGATTTCGGGGTTTATGGGTATCTTGTGACGGTTCTTGGTGCTGTTTTCTTTCCAGCAGCCAGTCCGAGCATACAGCTAATTGCTGCATTGGCGACCTTTTCTGTGCCGTTTTTAATTCGTCCGCTTGGAGGAATGTTTTTTGGTGTTTTGGGGGATAAATACGGTCGTCAAAAGATTTTAGCCCTAACGGTTATTTTAATGACCTTTAGTACTTTTTGTATTGGACTTATTCCGTCTTACGCAACGATTGGCGTACTTGCACCGATTGCGCTCTTGGTTTGTAAGATGGTTCAAGGCTTTTCCGTTGGTGGCGAATATACAGGTGCATCTATCTTTATTGCGGAATATTCTCCAGATCGCCGAAGAGGCCTTATGGGAAGTTTCCTTGATTTTGGTTCTATTTTAGGCTTTGTGCTTGGGGCTGGGGTTGTCGAAATTTTGACAGGTCTTGTGGGGCAGCAGGGCTTGATGGACTGGGGATGGCGTTTGCCGTTTTTCCTTGCTTTGCCTTTAGGTTTTGTCGGGATTTATTTGCGAAATGCTTTGGAGGAAACACCAACATTTCAACAGCATGTCAAAGGCTTAGACAAGGTAGATCGTCAAGCACTTGAAGAGGGGCCTAGTGTTCCCTTGAAGAATATTGCTGTTAAATATTGGCGCAGTTTGCTGGTTGCTGTTGGTCTCGTGATCGTGTGCAACGTTACCTATTATATTTTGCTGACATATTTACCGAGTTATCTTGAGCATAATTTAGGTTATAGTTCGAGCAAAGGCGTTCTTATTATCATTGTCATTATGATTGGCATGCTATTTGTTCAGCCATTGGTTGGGTTTTTAAGTGATAAAATAGGCAGACGTCCTTTTATTTGCGCAGGAAGCTTGGGTGCGCTTTGCTTTGCTATTCTGGCCTTTAAGTTGATTGGTTCGCATGTTGAAGCGGCGCTTTTCCTTGGTCTATTTATTTTAGCTATTATTTTGAACTGTTTTATTGGGGTTATGGCTTCCATTTTGCCGGCGCTTTTCCCTACGGAAGTGCGCTATAGTGCGCTTGCAATTTCATTTAATATTTCTGTGATTGTTGCTGGTTTAACCCCAACTATTTTAGCTTGGCTCATTCAGGTAACAGGTAATCTTATGATGCCGGCTTATTATTTGATGGGGGTTGGGGCACTTGGGCTTGTGACAGCTTTCTTTATGAAGGAAACAGCAAATAAACCTTTGCGTGGCGCATCGCCTGCTGCTTCTGATCTTGAAGAAGCAAGAGAAATTTTAGATGAGCATCATGAAACGCTTGCCCAAAAGATTGAAACGCTTGATGGGGTTATTAGTGATCTCGAAAAGACACTTTCTGAAAGTAAAAAAGAGCGCCAAAGATTTATTGATCAGCATCCGCATATTAACTGA
- the proP gene encoding glycine betaine/L-proline transporter ProP gives MDKRVTPLKLDDVTIIEDKKLYQAIIAAALGNALEWFDFGVYGYLVTVLGKVFFPTASHGIQLIATLATFSVPFLIRPLGGFFFSALGDKYGRQKILALTVILMTVSTFCIGLIPSYATIGFFAPIALLLCKMAQGFSVGGEYAGATVFVSEYSPDRKRGFMASFLDFGSILGFLFGASIVELITVTLGSDTLESWGWRIPFFLALPLGLVGIYLRHALEETPTFQQHSEKQETKEKAGNKENESTTFFTIVSKYWRGLLLCIGLVIACNVQEYVLWTYLPSYLEHNLGYSASMGLFIILVVMIGMLFVQPVVGFLSDRVGRRPFIFIGTLGLMSLSILAFHLIGSGVRTSLFAGLLILAVLLNCIMGVTASILPALFPTQVRYRALASAFNISVVIAGLTPTIVAWLVQSTGNLMMPAYYLMGIGAIGFVTALFLKETANKPLRGARPAASDIEEAKELLHEHHDTLEQRVSDLDEKILQLKEQVKDLEQKRQSLIDQHPHLN, from the coding sequence ATGGATAAACGTGTCACGCCATTAAAATTAGACGATGTCACCATCATTGAAGATAAGAAATTATATCAAGCTATTATTGCCGCGGCGTTAGGCAATGCCTTGGAATGGTTTGATTTCGGGGTTTATGGGTATCTTGTCACGGTTTTGGGAAAGGTTTTCTTTCCCACTGCCAGTCACGGTATCCAGTTAATTGCGACCTTGGCAACTTTCTCCGTTCCTTTTTTAATTCGTCCATTAGGGGGATTCTTTTTTAGTGCCCTTGGGGATAAATACGGGCGTCAGAAAATTCTGGCGTTGACGGTTATTCTCATGACGGTGAGTACTTTTTGTATTGGCCTTATTCCCTCTTATGCAACGATTGGCTTTTTTGCGCCGATTGCTTTGCTGTTATGCAAAATGGCCCAGGGTTTTTCTGTTGGGGGAGAATATGCTGGCGCAACCGTTTTCGTTTCGGAATATTCTCCAGATCGGAAACGTGGCTTTATGGCCAGCTTCCTTGATTTTGGTTCTATTCTAGGCTTTCTTTTTGGGGCAAGTATTGTTGAGCTTATCACCGTTACGCTTGGCTCGGACACTCTAGAATCGTGGGGATGGCGTATTCCCTTTTTCCTTGCGCTTCCTTTAGGACTCGTTGGGATTTATCTGCGTCATGCCTTAGAGGAAACCCCGACTTTTCAGCAACATTCTGAAAAGCAGGAAACAAAAGAAAAGGCAGGAAATAAAGAAAACGAATCAACGACTTTCTTTACAATCGTTTCCAAATATTGGCGCGGTCTTTTGCTCTGTATTGGTTTGGTCATTGCCTGCAATGTGCAGGAATATGTTCTTTGGACATATTTACCGAGTTATCTTGAACATAATCTTGGTTACAGTGCGAGCATGGGACTTTTCATCATCCTTGTTGTGATGATCGGCATGTTGTTTGTGCAACCTGTCGTGGGATTTTTAAGTGATCGTGTAGGACGGCGTCCCTTTATTTTTATTGGGACATTGGGGCTTATGTCCTTATCCATTCTGGCATTTCATTTGATTGGTTCCGGTGTTAGAACGTCACTCTTTGCGGGGCTGTTAATTCTTGCTGTCCTTTTAAATTGTATCATGGGGGTAACAGCTTCTATTTTGCCGGCATTATTTCCAACGCAGGTGCGTTACCGTGCTTTGGCCAGTGCTTTTAATATTTCTGTCGTTATCGCAGGTTTAACACCAACAATTGTGGCTTGGCTGGTGCAATCCACAGGTAATCTTATGATGCCGGCTTATTACTTGATGGGAATTGGGGCAATTGGTTTTGTTACGGCCTTATTTCTCAAAGAAACGGCGAACAAACCTTTGCGGGGTGCACGTCCTGCCGCTTCAGATATTGAAGAGGCAAAAGAATTATTGCATGAGCATCATGATACATTAGAACAACGTGTTTCTGATTTGGATGAAAAGATTTTGCAGCTCAAAGAGCAGGTGAAGGATCTGGAGCAAAAGCGTCAAAGTCTCATTGACCAGCATCCTCATTTAAATTGA
- the pyrF gene encoding orotidine-5'-phosphate decarboxylase, protein MTNSNSTLANPALRLPNRTGLIVALDTPSLEKAENIAKAIHPYTDMLKTGMEYCYGAGLEKTKEIEQILPIFMDLKLYDIPATVKKGMKSLMRYRPTMVTIHASGGAEMVKAAKEGLLEGALENQVAPPILLAVTVLTSFSAQALSQTGVPLSPLDQAVLLGNLAIEAGADGLVCSGHELSRLRQELGKKPVLVTPGIRPLGNDTHDQKRTMTPAEAAKEGADWIVVGRPITEADDPAMAAKKIHEELLNVSKIA, encoded by the coding sequence ATGACGAACTCAAATTCTACCCTTGCCAATCCTGCTCTCCGCTTGCCTAACCGTACAGGCCTGATTGTCGCCCTAGATACGCCCTCTTTGGAAAAAGCAGAAAATATTGCCAAAGCCATTCACCCTTATACAGATATGCTCAAAACAGGCATGGAGTATTGTTATGGTGCTGGTCTAGAAAAAACAAAAGAAATTGAGCAGATTCTTCCTATCTTTATGGATTTAAAGCTCTACGATATTCCAGCAACCGTGAAAAAAGGCATGAAATCCCTCATGCGCTATCGCCCGACTATGGTAACAATTCACGCTTCAGGCGGTGCTGAGATGGTCAAGGCAGCCAAAGAAGGCCTCTTGGAGGGTGCTCTAGAAAATCAAGTTGCGCCACCTATTTTGCTCGCCGTAACCGTTTTAACAAGTTTTTCTGCTCAAGCACTTTCGCAAACAGGTGTCCCCCTTTCTCCACTGGATCAAGCCGTCTTATTGGGGAATTTAGCGATTGAAGCCGGGGCAGACGGTCTTGTATGTTCTGGGCATGAGCTTTCCCGGCTCCGCCAAGAACTCGGAAAAAAACCCGTTCTCGTTACTCCCGGCATTCGTCCCCTCGGCAATGACACGCACGATCAAAAACGCACAATGACACCTGCCGAAGCAGCTAAAGAAGGCGCCGATTGGATTGTTGTTGGCCGGCCTATTACAGAGGCAGATGATCCCGCAATGGCAGCAAAAAAGATTCATGAAGAACTTTTAAATGTCTCAAAAATAGCCTGA
- a CDS encoding pyridoxine 5'-phosphate synthase — protein sequence MTEKLRLGINIDHSATLRNARGGSWPDPVLLAKEAVKGGADSITAHLREDRRHIRDDDIKRLRALATPLNFEMAATQEMLAIALELKPFAVCLVPERREELTTEGGLNTFQEALPEFISHLKKAEIRTSLFVDPDCNQLEQAAKIGADAVELHTGAYAEASSEDVLKYELSRLQKGAAFAKGKALEVHAGHGLTYENVGDVGAIKEISELNIGHYLIGEALFTGLSKAVSKMQIYMNKKRG from the coding sequence ATGACAGAAAAATTGAGATTAGGAATCAATATTGACCATTCAGCAACTTTAAGAAATGCGAGAGGCGGAAGTTGGCCAGATCCGGTATTGCTCGCAAAAGAGGCTGTTAAAGGCGGGGCTGATTCGATTACGGCGCATTTGAGAGAAGACCGAAGACATATTCGGGATGATGATATAAAGCGCTTGAGAGCGTTAGCCACGCCTTTAAATTTTGAAATGGCGGCAACGCAAGAAATGCTCGCTATTGCTTTGGAGCTCAAACCTTTTGCCGTTTGTCTTGTGCCGGAAAGACGCGAGGAACTCACAACGGAAGGCGGATTAAATACTTTTCAGGAGGCACTTCCTGAATTTATTTCCCACTTGAAAAAAGCAGAGATTAGAACTTCTTTATTTGTCGATCCTGATTGTAATCAACTTGAACAAGCCGCTAAAATAGGCGCAGATGCGGTTGAATTGCATACAGGTGCCTATGCAGAGGCATCTTCGGAAGATGTCTTAAAATATGAACTTTCCCGACTTCAAAAAGGGGCCGCTTTTGCTAAAGGAAAAGCCTTGGAAGTGCATGCAGGTCATGGACTTACTTATGAAAATGTCGGCGATGTGGGGGCAATTAAAGAGATTTCAGAATTAAATATTGGCCATTATCTTATTGGAGAAGCCTTATTTACAGGACTTTCAAAAGCGGTTTCAAAAATGCAAATTTATATGAATAAGAAACGTGGATAA
- a CDS encoding HesA/MoeB/ThiF family protein: MLTPEKLERYSRQILLPAIGAVGQQRLSELKILLVGAGGLGAPLLPQLVGAGFGQIFLIDPDRIELGNLPRQTLYRTSDIGKFKAEVSAECAKALNPETIVTPICEYLSSGNAEEIISKVDIIADGCDDPKTRGLVSDICRKLKKPLISGAVQGTWGQWASFPYHKNNEIACYRCLYPDLENMQAGGCALAGVVGSVCATIAGMMGTEIFRMALEWQGYADEPRLYMWDAMERHLRKVRIAPHQNCPHYGQKST, from the coding sequence ATGCTGACGCCAGAAAAGCTGGAACGCTATTCCAGACAAATTCTTTTGCCTGCCATTGGTGCAGTGGGGCAGCAGCGTCTTAGCGAACTGAAAATTCTTCTTGTCGGCGCAGGGGGGCTTGGTGCCCCCTTGCTTCCACAACTTGTTGGCGCAGGGTTCGGTCAGATTTTTCTGATAGATCCCGATCGGATTGAACTCGGGAATCTACCGAGACAGACGCTTTACCGTACCTCAGATATTGGCAAATTTAAGGCGGAAGTTTCTGCCGAATGTGCAAAGGCGCTTAATCCCGAAACCATTGTCACGCCGATTTGTGAATATCTAAGCTCTGGTAACGCCGAAGAGATCATTTCAAAAGTCGATATTATTGCCGATGGATGTGATGATCCCAAAACAAGAGGTTTGGTTTCCGATATATGTCGAAAACTGAAAAAGCCCTTGATTAGTGGTGCTGTGCAAGGAACTTGGGGACAGTGGGCAAGTTTTCCTTATCATAAAAATAATGAAATTGCGTGTTATCGTTGCCTCTATCCTGATTTGGAAAACATGCAGGCTGGCGGCTGTGCACTGGCCGGTGTTGTCGGCAGTGTCTGTGCAACCATTGCCGGCATGATGGGAACAGAGATTTTCAGAATGGCTTTGGAGTGGCAAGGTTATGCGGATGAACCTCGCCTCTATATGTGGGATGCAATGGAACGGCATTTAAGAAAAGTTCGGATTGCACCGCATCAAAATTGTCCACATTATGGGCAAAAATCTACGTAG
- a CDS encoding glutathione S-transferase, with protein sequence MLTIYHLEHSRSERIVWLAEEMGLDYRLVSFKRDPQTHRAPDKLKALTPLGRVPFIEDGDVKLSESGAIVTWILEKYGAKTSDGASLRPDVKAPEFPAYTHWMFAAESTLMTAPITDLLTQMTQARSPALEGLLKNEYHLILGLLEDILSKQDYIAGNNFSAADIMIAFPLRFMGLRDVFPGIRLLPNLEDYPAIKTYLGRVLSRPAWQKTLEKIRE encoded by the coding sequence ATGTTGACCATTTACCATCTTGAACATTCCCGCTCTGAACGTATTGTCTGGCTTGCGGAAGAAATGGGACTAGATTACCGCCTCGTTTCTTTTAAGCGTGATCCGCAAACCCATCGTGCCCCTGATAAACTCAAAGCGCTTACACCGCTTGGTCGGGTACCTTTTATTGAGGATGGCGATGTAAAGCTTTCGGAATCTGGTGCGATTGTAACGTGGATACTTGAAAAATACGGCGCTAAGACGTCTGATGGCGCTTCCTTACGTCCTGATGTGAAAGCGCCTGAATTCCCTGCTTATACACATTGGATGTTCGCTGCGGAATCTACTCTGATGACAGCCCCCATAACAGACCTTCTCACACAGATGACACAGGCCAGATCACCTGCTTTAGAAGGGCTTCTCAAAAATGAATATCATCTGATCCTTGGTCTCTTGGAAGATATTTTGTCAAAACAAGATTATATCGCTGGCAATAATTTCAGCGCCGCCGATATTATGATTGCTTTCCCTTTGCGCTTTATGGGCTTACGGGATGTCTTCCCCGGTATTAGATTACTTCCAAATCTTGAAGATTACCCTGCCATCAAAACTTACCTTGGACGTGTTCTCTCCCGTCCGGCATGGCAAAAGACTTTAGAAAAAATTAGAGAATAA
- a CDS encoding DUF3126 family protein, with protein MADFTQSEISRLEAGLQKLLKSPDIRIPPVARKGVSVEVLVGDETIGTVYKDEEDGEVSYAVNITLLQEDLPEA; from the coding sequence ATGGCTGATTTTACGCAATCAGAGATCTCAAGACTTGAAGCCGGTTTGCAGAAACTTCTTAAATCCCCCGATATTCGTATTCCGCCAGTTGCCCGCAAAGGGGTGAGTGTTGAAGTTTTGGTCGGGGATGAAACCATTGGCACCGTCTATAAAGACGAGGAAGATGGCGAAGTTTCCTATGCCGTAAATATTACTTTGCTTCAAGAAGATCTCCCAGAAGCGTAA
- the pdxA gene encoding 4-hydroxythreonine-4-phosphate dehydrogenase PdxA: MRDLKSSLLAMTMGDPAGIGPEIIFKIWAARKAWKIPKFLVFGDPDIFEKAGKVKVIQTPQEALEFFDEALPIFPIKCQNLPKAGKPDIANAAAVIESIRIAVQWCQEEKLAGIVTAPISKDILAKGGFSFPGHTEYLAHLCGFSGEEIMMLACPELKVVLATVHVSLQRALKELTKERIIETARRTDKALKQDFGLKSPHIAVAGLNPHAGENGRMGKEESDFITPAIIALQAEGINVTGPYPPDTLFTKKMREKYDAALCMYHDQGLIPLKTLAMERGVNITLGLPIVRTSPDHGTAFDIACDLGKLSQSLASEESLRWALIEAEKIALARQKEKE, translated from the coding sequence ATGCGTGATTTAAAATCATCTCTTTTGGCGATGACAATGGGAGACCCAGCAGGCATAGGGCCCGAAATTATTTTTAAAATATGGGCGGCAAGGAAAGCATGGAAAATACCGAAATTTCTGGTTTTTGGTGATCCAGATATTTTTGAGAAAGCGGGTAAGGTAAAGGTGATTCAAACGCCGCAGGAAGCATTGGAATTTTTTGATGAGGCTTTGCCTATTTTTCCAATAAAATGCCAAAACTTACCAAAAGCTGGAAAGCCCGACATTGCAAATGCGGCTGCCGTAATTGAATCCATTCGCATTGCTGTTCAATGGTGCCAAGAGGAAAAACTCGCTGGCATCGTGACGGCACCGATTTCAAAAGATATTTTAGCAAAAGGCGGGTTTTCTTTTCCCGGCCATACAGAATATCTGGCGCATTTATGTGGCTTTTCAGGAGAAGAGATCATGATGCTGGCATGTCCGGAACTCAAAGTCGTTTTGGCAACAGTACATGTCTCTCTTCAACGGGCATTAAAAGAATTAACGAAAGAACGCATTATAGAAACAGCTCGGCGAACAGATAAGGCACTGAAACAAGATTTCGGTTTAAAAAGTCCCCATATTGCCGTAGCAGGTCTCAATCCTCATGCTGGCGAAAATGGAAGAATGGGGAAAGAAGAGAGTGATTTTATTACACCAGCAATTATCGCTCTACAGGCAGAAGGGATCAATGTCACAGGGCCTTATCCACCCGATACACTTTTTACAAAGAAAATGCGGGAAAAATATGATGCGGCCCTTTGCATGTATCATGACCAAGGGCTGATACCGCTTAAAACTTTAGCGATGGAAAGAGGTGTGAATATCACCTTAGGGTTGCCGATTGTTAGAACCTCTCCCGATCACGGTACTGCCTTTGATATTGCCTGTGATTTAGGAAAATTGTCTCAAAGTCTTGCCTCAGAGGAAAGTTTGCGCTGGGCATTGATTGAAGCGGAAAAAATCGCTTTAGCCCGCCAGAAAGAAAAAGAGTAA
- a CDS encoding aminopeptidase P family protein: MMTSSPDKKTSEQRLRALRNLMKEQGITAFIQPHDDEFLGEYIPESAERIAYISNFSGSAGLAVITLEDACVFSDGRYTEQLKTEIFPNWQGKHIVENPPQNWLKSLLRTGDKVAYDPRILTLPSLKKWEKAGLEMVPVEKNLIDEIWTDRPVPPATEVKTHPIEFTGQTSFEKRLALGSFLKSQKEDAFLATDASAIAWALNLRASDLECLPIALGYALFHQNGEAEFFIDPTRLKGTLEDDKIKLFPADKISENLTLLKDKKIRFCPAETPVFLKSQIEKASAKAIEGENPLLLPRAIKNDLEIAGHKKAQRIDGASLVKFLSFVKKNNGADLSEVELADKLDNIRLSAPECQALSFGTISAVGKNAALPHYHAKKDTAAILNKNQMYLVDSGGQYPFGTTDCTRTIWSGPAEAPKELKEAFTRVLKGNIALSKARFPSGLPGYRLDTLARAPLWEGGLDYDHGTGHGVGSYLSVHEGPHSISPAPRPVGIEAGMIISNEPGYYEIGHYGIRIENLILAVKDGIGRNGKNHLKFETLTFVPIDQDLIDPTLLNKEELGWLNQYHAETLKYLSPLLEGDTLEWLKEACTPIKELHTPL, from the coding sequence ATGATGACATCTTCCCCCGATAAAAAAACTTCTGAACAAAGGCTGAGAGCGCTCCGCAATCTCATGAAAGAACAAGGGATTACGGCCTTTATTCAGCCGCATGACGATGAATTTTTGGGGGAATATATCCCTGAATCCGCAGAGCGTATTGCCTATATCAGTAATTTCTCCGGCAGTGCTGGACTGGCCGTCATTACCCTAGAGGATGCCTGCGTTTTTTCTGACGGACGCTATACCGAACAATTAAAAACAGAAATTTTTCCAAATTGGCAAGGCAAACATATTGTTGAAAACCCGCCGCAAAATTGGCTGAAATCTCTCCTTAGAACAGGTGACAAAGTTGCGTATGATCCACGCATCCTGACGCTTCCTTCCCTTAAAAAATGGGAAAAAGCAGGACTAGAAATGGTGCCTGTTGAAAAAAATCTTATTGATGAGATTTGGACAGACCGCCCTGTACCGCCTGCTACGGAAGTTAAAACGCACCCTATCGAATTTACAGGACAGACTAGCTTTGAAAAACGTCTCGCTTTAGGCTCCTTTTTAAAAAGTCAAAAAGAAGATGCTTTTTTAGCAACAGATGCCTCTGCCATTGCTTGGGCGCTCAATCTTCGAGCCAGTGATTTAGAATGTTTACCAATTGCTTTGGGCTATGCCCTCTTTCACCAAAATGGCGAGGCAGAATTTTTTATTGATCCCACACGCCTTAAAGGCACGCTGGAAGATGATAAGATCAAACTCTTTCCGGCAGATAAAATTTCTGAAAATCTTACTCTTTTAAAAGACAAGAAAATCCGTTTTTGCCCTGCGGAAACCCCTGTCTTTTTAAAATCACAGATTGAAAAAGCAAGTGCCAAAGCAATTGAGGGGGAAAATCCACTTCTGCTTCCAAGAGCCATTAAAAATGATCTGGAAATTGCAGGCCATAAAAAAGCACAGCGTATAGATGGCGCCTCGCTCGTTAAATTTCTCTCCTTTGTGAAAAAAAATAACGGTGCGGATTTGAGCGAAGTTGAACTGGCGGATAAATTAGATAATATTCGCCTTTCTGCCCCTGAATGTCAGGCTTTGAGCTTTGGAACGATTTCCGCTGTCGGCAAAAATGCGGCACTGCCTCATTATCATGCCAAAAAAGACACTGCGGCGATTTTAAATAAAAATCAGATGTATCTGGTTGATAGCGGTGGACAATATCCTTTTGGGACTACCGATTGCACCCGAACAATCTGGAGCGGCCCAGCAGAAGCACCAAAAGAGCTAAAAGAAGCTTTTACACGGGTTTTGAAGGGTAATATTGCGCTTTCTAAAGCACGTTTCCCTTCTGGTCTCCCTGGCTATCGCCTTGATACGTTGGCCAGAGCGCCCTTATGGGAAGGCGGCCTTGATTACGATCACGGCACAGGCCACGGCGTTGGGAGCTATCTCTCTGTGCATGAAGGACCGCATTCCATTTCGCCAGCACCTCGCCCTGTTGGCATTGAGGCCGGCATGATTATCTCCAATGAGCCGGGCTATTATGAAATCGGTCATTACGGTATCCGTATTGAAAATCTCATTCTCGCTGTCAAAGATGGGATCGGAAGAAATGGGAAAAATCATTTAAAATTTGAAACCCTGACCTTTGTACCGATTGATCAAGACCTCATTGATCCAACGCTTTTAAATAAAGAGGAACTCGGTTGGCTGAACCAGTATCATGCCGAAACCCTTAAATACCTCTCTCCCCTTTTGGAAGGCGATACCCTTGAATGGTTAAAAGAAGCTTGTACGCCGATTAAAGAACTGCACACCCCTCTCTAA